The following are encoded together in the Sphingomonas insulae genome:
- a CDS encoding exonuclease domain-containing protein — translation MRPLPQIIRVVDLETTGCAPPAHGVCEIGWQDVALKGERWELDGEGGSILVNPGRAIPPITQAIHHILDEDVAEAPWWHDVARRVLDPYPRRVALAAHRADFEQQFCTPNLTHGANWICTWKCALRLWPDSPSFSNQVLRYWRKPEGLEQSRGLPVHRAFPDAYVTAHHLRDQLNEAGVAQLLEWSRDPGLIPRVRYGPHRGKAWSELDHESLMAFLTDRDPDIRFTANAEMDRRSGGGAVGRGNPQELLL, via the coding sequence ATGCGCCCCCTTCCCCAGATCATCCGTGTCGTCGACCTCGAGACCACCGGGTGCGCACCTCCCGCACACGGGGTGTGCGAGATCGGCTGGCAGGACGTCGCCCTCAAGGGCGAACGGTGGGAACTGGACGGTGAAGGCGGGTCGATTCTGGTCAATCCGGGTCGGGCCATTCCGCCGATCACCCAGGCCATCCATCACATCCTCGACGAGGACGTCGCCGAGGCACCGTGGTGGCACGATGTCGCGCGCCGCGTGCTCGATCCCTATCCGCGGCGGGTGGCACTCGCCGCGCACCGGGCGGATTTCGAACAGCAGTTCTGCACGCCCAACCTCACCCATGGGGCGAACTGGATCTGCACCTGGAAATGCGCGCTGCGGCTATGGCCCGATTCGCCGAGCTTCTCGAATCAGGTGCTGCGGTATTGGCGCAAGCCGGAAGGACTCGAGCAGAGCCGCGGACTGCCGGTGCATCGCGCCTTCCCCGACGCTTATGTCACCGCGCATCACCTGCGCGACCAGCTGAACGAGGCGGGCGTTGCGCAACTGCTCGAATGGTCGCGCGACCCCGGCCTTATCCCGCGGGTGCGCTACGGTCCGCATCGTGGCAAGGCGTGGAGCGAGCTGGACCATGAAAGCCTGATGGCATTCCTGACCGATCGCGATCCCGACATCCGCTTCACCGCCAATGCCGAGATGGATCGGCGCAGCGGTGGCGGCGCCGTCGGGCGCGGCAATCCGCAGGAGTTGCTGCTCTAA
- a CDS encoding TMEM175 family protein: MIDAVHRPHHDRQQLERLTFFSDAVFAIAMTLLVVEVKLPHLHYATDAELGQALLNLIPNYIGFLVSFLVLGRFWLVHHEVMGLLRASNRRLTAVNLLLLLAVAFMPFPTAVISEYVQLRVGIGFYTGWLIVLGLLNRLLISSIVAAPDLLDQGLTAQDMRPFLRRSWIAIAIGVCAFVGGMVTWVAALAVLTLGSPIITLLIGRYAERRAAAD, from the coding sequence ATGATCGACGCCGTGCATCGCCCCCATCACGACCGGCAGCAACTGGAACGGCTGACCTTCTTCTCCGACGCGGTGTTTGCGATCGCGATGACGCTGCTGGTGGTCGAGGTGAAGCTGCCGCACCTGCATTACGCCACCGATGCGGAACTGGGCCAGGCATTGCTGAACCTGATTCCCAATTACATCGGGTTCCTGGTCAGCTTCCTGGTGCTCGGGCGGTTCTGGCTGGTGCATCACGAGGTGATGGGGTTGCTGCGCGCGTCGAACCGGCGGCTGACCGCGGTCAACCTGTTGCTGTTGCTGGCCGTCGCGTTCATGCCGTTTCCCACCGCGGTCATCAGCGAATATGTCCAGCTGCGGGTCGGCATCGGCTTTTACACCGGCTGGCTTATCGTGCTGGGGCTGCTTAACCGTTTGCTGATAAGCAGCATCGTCGCGGCGCCGGACTTGCTCGATCAGGGGCTGACCGCGCAGGACATGCGGCCGTTCCTGCGGCGCAGCTGGATCGCGATCGCGATCGGGGTCTGCGCCTTTGTCGGGGGCATGGTGACGTGGGTCGCCGCCTTGGCGGTGCTGACGTTGGGCAGCCCGATCATCACGCTACTGATCGGGCGCTATGCGGAGCGCAGGGCGGCGGCGGACTGA
- the pgmG gene encoding phosphoglucomutase/phosphomannomutase PgmG: MAHVLSPAILRKYDIRGTVGRNLGVADAVAIGRSFATRVRQAGGTRVAVGRDGRLSSPELETALVDGLTAGGVDVVRVGIGPTPMLYYAEATLEVDAGVHVTGSHNPRDDNGFKMVLGHRSFYGADVRDLARIAAAGDWSEGAGSVTDLDVCDAYVGRLMAGYAGGSFRIGWDCGNGAAGPAIERLTALLPGEHHLLHTAVDGHFPNHHPDPTEEANLADLKALVRERGLDFGIAFDGDGDRIGAVDGEGRVLWGDQLLSLLIEPVLTELRGATVVADVKSSQMVFDRIAALGGKKVMGATGHSLMKEAMLAHDAPIAGELSGHIFFGAGANGGWYGFDDALYAAVQLIRAVHLSGRSLTALRSAMPPLVNTPDLRFAVDPARKFAVVDEVRDRLLARGLDVVAIDGVRVTTPDGWWLLRASNTQDVLTARAEAGSQPALDALVAAIDTELAASGIARD, encoded by the coding sequence ATGGCGCACGTCCTGTCTCCTGCGATCCTGCGGAAATATGACATTCGTGGCACGGTCGGCCGCAACCTCGGCGTTGCCGATGCGGTGGCGATCGGGCGCAGCTTCGCCACCCGCGTACGGCAGGCGGGCGGCACGCGTGTCGCCGTGGGTCGCGACGGGCGGCTGTCGTCGCCGGAGCTGGAAACGGCATTGGTCGACGGGCTCACTGCGGGCGGCGTCGACGTGGTCCGGGTCGGCATCGGCCCTACCCCCATGCTCTATTATGCCGAGGCGACGCTGGAGGTGGACGCCGGCGTGCACGTCACCGGCAGCCACAATCCCCGCGACGACAACGGCTTCAAGATGGTGCTCGGCCATCGTTCGTTCTACGGCGCCGACGTGCGGGACCTCGCCCGCATTGCCGCTGCGGGCGACTGGAGCGAGGGCGCGGGCAGCGTCACCGACCTCGACGTCTGCGACGCCTATGTCGGACGGCTGATGGCGGGCTATGCCGGCGGCAGCTTCCGCATCGGCTGGGATTGCGGCAACGGCGCTGCAGGGCCCGCGATCGAGCGGCTGACCGCGCTGCTGCCGGGCGAGCATCACCTGTTGCACACCGCCGTCGACGGGCACTTCCCCAATCACCATCCCGACCCCACCGAAGAAGCGAACCTCGCCGATCTCAAGGCGCTGGTGCGCGAACGGGGCCTCGATTTCGGCATCGCCTTCGATGGCGACGGCGACCGGATCGGCGCGGTCGATGGCGAGGGCCGGGTGCTGTGGGGCGACCAGTTGCTCAGCCTGCTGATCGAGCCGGTGCTGACGGAGTTGCGCGGCGCAACCGTGGTGGCCGACGTCAAATCGTCGCAGATGGTGTTCGACCGGATCGCCGCGCTCGGCGGCAAGAAGGTGATGGGGGCGACCGGCCATAGCCTCATGAAGGAGGCGATGCTGGCGCATGACGCACCGATCGCCGGCGAATTGAGTGGCCATATCTTCTTCGGCGCCGGCGCCAACGGTGGCTGGTATGGCTTTGACGACGCGCTCTACGCGGCTGTCCAGCTGATCCGCGCGGTGCATCTGTCGGGACGGTCGCTCACCGCCTTGCGTTCGGCGATGCCGCCGCTGGTCAACACCCCCGACCTGCGCTTTGCTGTCGACCCCGCCCGCAAGTTCGCGGTTGTCGACGAGGTGCGCGACCGGCTGCTGGCGCGGGGCCTCGACGTCGTGGCAATCGACGGCGTGCGGGTGACGACGCCGGATGGGTGGTGGCTGCTGCGCGCATCGAATACGCAGGATGTCCTGACTGCGCGTGCCGAGGCAGGCAGCCAGCCGGCGCTCGATGCGCTGGTGGCGGCGATCGATACGGAGCTGGCGGCTTCGGGCATCGCCCGCGATTGA
- a CDS encoding division plane positioning ATPase MipZ, giving the protein MPAGPHVIVFANEKGGTGKSTTAVHVAIALAAKGAKVACFDLDHRQRTVGRYLDNRAATIARTGSDLPMPVHDTHDGTTESVFEEKWARLSDGADFLIVDTPGRDDYFARTAAALSNTLVTPMNDSFVDFDLIGQVDPETFNVTRPSFYSELIWDARKQRARADGTQIDWVVLRNRLQHIEARNMRRVSDALVQLAKRVGFRIIPGLGERVIYRELFPAGLTMIDAKEFGAMGLGHVASRQELREMMSALQLPEPAVPDVAA; this is encoded by the coding sequence GTGCCCGCAGGGCCACACGTCATCGTCTTCGCCAACGAAAAGGGCGGCACCGGCAAGTCGACGACGGCGGTGCACGTCGCCATCGCGCTCGCCGCCAAGGGCGCGAAGGTCGCCTGTTTCGACCTCGACCATCGCCAGCGTACGGTCGGCCGCTACCTGGACAATCGCGCCGCCACCATCGCGCGCACCGGCAGCGACCTGCCGATGCCCGTCCACGACACGCATGACGGAACCACCGAAAGCGTGTTCGAGGAAAAATGGGCGCGATTGAGCGATGGTGCCGACTTCCTGATCGTCGACACCCCCGGTCGCGACGATTACTTCGCGCGCACCGCAGCAGCGCTGTCCAACACGCTGGTCACCCCGATGAACGACAGCTTCGTCGACTTCGACCTCATCGGCCAGGTCGATCCGGAAACGTTCAACGTCACCCGGCCCAGCTTTTATTCGGAATTGATCTGGGATGCCCGCAAGCAGCGCGCCCGCGCCGACGGCACGCAGATCGACTGGGTCGTCCTGCGCAACCGGTTGCAGCATATCGAGGCACGCAACATGCGGCGCGTGTCGGACGCGCTGGTCCAGCTCGCCAAACGGGTCGGTTTCCGCATCATTCCGGGCCTGGGCGAGCGCGTGATCTATCGCGAGCTGTTCCCGGCCGGATTGACGATGATCGATGCCAAGGAATTCGGCGCGATGGGGCTCGGCCACGTCGCCTCTCGCCAGGAATTGCGTGAGATGATGAGCGCGTTGCAACTGCCCGAACCCGCTGTCCCGGACGTCGCGGCGTGA
- the panC gene encoding pantoate--beta-alanine ligase yields the protein MHTVRDVKGLRDAVAAFRAEGADIALVPTMGALHAGHMALIEAARRPGTKVIASIFVNPRQFGPNEDLARYPRREAADARLLAEHGCDLLWLPSVDVMYPDGFATNVSVRGVSDGFDGAARPGHFDGVATVVTKLFQQTGADVAYFGEKDYQQLAVIRRFVADLDLDIEIVGVPTQRDDDGLALSSRNIYLDEEQRAKAVALPRTLGVAARAIGRGADVADALAEARTSLIAAGFEIDYVALADAETLAEHPAADRPRRLLAAARMGSTRLIDNIAIEPNY from the coding sequence GTGCACACGGTTCGGGATGTGAAGGGCTTGCGCGACGCCGTGGCCGCGTTCCGGGCGGAAGGCGCGGATATTGCGCTGGTCCCGACCATGGGCGCGCTGCACGCCGGCCACATGGCGCTGATCGAGGCGGCCCGGCGGCCGGGAACGAAGGTGATCGCCTCGATCTTCGTCAACCCCAGGCAATTCGGCCCCAACGAGGATCTGGCCCGCTATCCCCGGCGCGAGGCGGCGGACGCGCGGCTGCTGGCCGAACACGGCTGCGACCTGCTGTGGCTGCCGTCCGTCGACGTCATGTATCCCGACGGCTTTGCGACCAACGTCAGCGTCCGCGGCGTCAGCGACGGTTTCGACGGCGCGGCGCGGCCCGGCCATTTCGACGGCGTCGCCACCGTCGTCACCAAGCTGTTTCAACAGACGGGTGCCGACGTCGCCTATTTCGGTGAAAAGGACTATCAGCAACTTGCCGTCATCCGCCGTTTCGTCGCCGACCTAGACCTCGACATCGAGATCGTCGGCGTGCCGACGCAGCGCGACGACGACGGTCTGGCGTTGTCGTCGCGCAATATCTATCTCGATGAGGAGCAGCGGGCGAAGGCGGTCGCGTTGCCCCGGACGCTGGGCGTCGCCGCGCGCGCCATCGGCCGCGGCGCCGATGTGGCGGACGCCCTCGCAGAAGCGCGGACGTCGTTGATCGCTGCGGGGTTCGAAATCGACTACGTCGCGCTGGCGGATGCCGAAACGCTGGCGGAACATCCTGCGGCAGATCGGCCGCGCCGTTTGCTCGCGGCGGCGCGGATGGGGTCGACCCGGCTCATCGACAATATAGCTATCGAACCAAATTACTGA
- the topA gene encoding type I DNA topoisomerase, with the protein MQLVIVESPAKAKTIEKYLGSDFRVLASYGHVRDLPAKDGSVNPDEGFAMEWENYADKSKQLKAIADLSKTADRLILATDPDREGEAISWHVQEVLRNRKALPKDVQRVTFNAITKAAVTTAMQNPRELDTDLIDAYRARRALDYLVGFTLSPVLWRKLPGAKSAGRVQSVALRLIVQREREIDVFKPQEYWSVTARMEQDGTPFVARLVQFEGKKLDRLSIGTEGDALKAKAAVEEGRFSVQTVETKPATRNPPPPFTTSTLQQEAARKLGFSADHTMRIAQGLYEDGAITYMRTDGVQMDGSAISAARLAVANRYDASYVPDSPRQYQTKAKNAQEAHEAIRPTDFAKDKAGSGDHGRLYELIWKRALASQMASARMERTTVEIADGTGRNVLRATGQVVLFPGFLALYEEGSDDSQDEEARRLPRLREGDAPAKKGVDAEQHFTQPPPRFSEASLVKRMEELGIGRPSTYASIIKTLKDRNYVRVEKNRFFAEESGRLVTAFLERFFEKYVGFDYTAELEEELDDVSGGRAQWQAVLEAFWRDFKPRTSEVMEQQPSAITAELDTFLAPYLFPDKGDGTDPRLCPKCEAGKLALRGGKFGAFIACSNYPECKYTRRFAQPGGEEGEDSGPEGLGKDPATGLEVERKSGRFGPYIQLGEGKEAKRASIPKDLPGELDLEWALKLLSLPRTIGTHPETGEPITASIGRYGPYLAHSGKYARLQSTADVFETGMNAAVVKLAEAAAGGGRPARGAARAPLKELGKHPRTELEIRLMEGRYGPYVTDGETNATLPKSIMPEVLTLEEAAQLIDDRAAAAPPKGKKKAPVKKAAAKKPAAKDAAAKKPAAKKAPAKKKTE; encoded by the coding sequence ATGCAGCTCGTCATCGTCGAATCGCCCGCCAAGGCGAAAACCATCGAAAAGTATCTGGGGTCGGACTTCCGCGTCCTCGCCTCCTACGGCCATGTCCGCGATCTGCCGGCGAAGGACGGCTCGGTGAACCCCGACGAGGGCTTCGCGATGGAATGGGAAAATTACGCCGACAAGTCCAAGCAGCTGAAGGCGATCGCCGACCTGTCGAAGACTGCCGACCGCCTGATCCTGGCGACCGATCCCGATCGCGAGGGCGAGGCGATCAGCTGGCACGTGCAGGAGGTGCTGCGCAACCGCAAGGCGCTGCCCAAGGACGTGCAGCGGGTGACGTTCAATGCGATCACCAAGGCGGCGGTGACGACCGCGATGCAGAATCCGCGCGAGCTCGATACCGACCTGATCGACGCCTATCGCGCCCGCCGCGCGCTCGATTACCTCGTCGGCTTCACATTGTCGCCGGTGCTGTGGCGCAAGCTGCCCGGCGCCAAGTCGGCGGGCCGCGTCCAGTCGGTGGCGCTGCGCCTGATCGTCCAGCGCGAACGCGAGATCGACGTCTTCAAACCGCAGGAATATTGGTCGGTCACCGCGCGGATGGAGCAGGACGGCACGCCGTTCGTCGCGCGCCTCGTCCAGTTCGAGGGCAAGAAGCTCGACCGCCTGTCGATCGGCACCGAAGGCGACGCGCTGAAGGCCAAGGCTGCGGTCGAGGAAGGCCGCTTCTCGGTCCAGACCGTCGAGACCAAGCCCGCGACCCGCAACCCGCCGCCGCCGTTCACGACGTCGACGCTGCAGCAGGAGGCAGCGCGCAAGCTCGGCTTCTCGGCCGACCATACGATGCGGATCGCGCAGGGCCTCTACGAGGATGGCGCGATCACCTACATGCGGACCGACGGCGTGCAGATGGACGGCAGCGCGATCAGCGCCGCGCGCCTCGCCGTCGCCAACCGCTACGATGCCAGCTACGTCCCCGATTCGCCGCGTCAGTATCAGACCAAGGCGAAGAACGCGCAGGAAGCGCACGAGGCGATCCGACCCACCGACTTTGCGAAGGACAAGGCGGGATCGGGCGACCACGGCCGCCTGTACGAGCTGATCTGGAAGCGCGCGCTCGCCAGCCAGATGGCCTCGGCCCGGATGGAGCGCACCACGGTCGAGATAGCCGACGGCACCGGGCGCAACGTGCTGCGCGCGACCGGCCAGGTCGTGCTCTTCCCCGGCTTCCTCGCGCTGTACGAGGAAGGCAGCGACGATTCGCAGGACGAGGAGGCCCGGCGCCTGCCCCGCCTGCGCGAGGGCGATGCGCCCGCCAAGAAGGGCGTCGATGCCGAGCAGCATTTCACCCAGCCGCCGCCGCGCTTTTCCGAAGCCAGCCTCGTCAAGCGAATGGAGGAACTGGGCATCGGCCGCCCGTCGACCTATGCTTCGATTATCAAGACGCTGAAGGACCGCAATTACGTCCGCGTCGAGAAGAACCGCTTCTTCGCCGAGGAAAGCGGCCGGCTGGTCACCGCTTTCCTCGAACGGTTCTTCGAGAAATATGTCGGCTTCGACTATACCGCCGAGCTGGAGGAGGAGCTGGACGACGTGTCCGGCGGCCGCGCGCAATGGCAGGCGGTGCTGGAGGCGTTCTGGCGCGACTTCAAGCCGCGCACCAGCGAGGTGATGGAGCAGCAGCCATCCGCGATCACGGCGGAACTGGACACCTTCCTCGCGCCCTATCTGTTCCCCGACAAGGGCGACGGCACCGATCCGCGGTTGTGCCCGAAGTGCGAGGCGGGCAAGCTGGCGCTGCGCGGCGGCAAGTTCGGCGCGTTCATCGCCTGCTCCAACTACCCCGAATGCAAATACACCCGCCGCTTCGCGCAGCCGGGTGGCGAAGAGGGTGAGGACAGCGGTCCCGAAGGCCTTGGCAAGGACCCCGCCACGGGGCTCGAGGTCGAGCGCAAGTCGGGACGGTTCGGTCCGTACATCCAGCTGGGCGAGGGCAAGGAGGCCAAGCGCGCCTCGATCCCCAAGGACCTGCCGGGTGAACTAGACCTGGAATGGGCGCTGAAGCTCCTCAGCCTGCCACGCACGATCGGCACGCATCCGGAGACGGGCGAGCCGATCACCGCATCGATCGGACGCTATGGCCCGTATCTGGCGCACAGCGGCAAATACGCGCGCCTGCAATCCACCGCCGATGTTTTCGAGACGGGCATGAACGCCGCCGTCGTGAAGCTTGCCGAGGCGGCTGCGGGTGGCGGACGTCCGGCGCGCGGGGCGGCGCGCGCGCCGCTGAAGGAACTCGGCAAGCATCCGCGGACCGAGCTGGAGATCAGGCTGATGGAGGGACGCTATGGTCCCTACGTCACCGATGGCGAGACGAATGCGACCCTGCCCAAGTCGATCATGCCCGAGGTGCTGACGTTGGAAGAGGCGGCGCAACTGATCGACGACCGCGCCGCAGCGGCCCCGCCAAAGGGAAAGAAGAAGGCGCCGGTCAAAAAGGCCGCAGCGAAAAAGCCGGCGGCGAAGGATGCGGCCGCCAAGAAGCCCGCAGCGAAAAAGGCCCCGGCGAAGAAGAAGACCGAATAA
- a CDS encoding sensor histidine kinase: MAVGFLALVAAGIAAGWATGRNEDHTRWVNHTYEVELSVSNARRLIEQGEASRRGYLLTGNTEYRDAYRRWATALPGALIRLQQLTRDNPRQVGSLRVLNAEIAGLLVQRARTIGLIDAGRIGTANTLFRTEASVRRLAKIRTAFDHMAAEERRLLAERDAAQQASVRVFYAILAVAAVLLVLVALASLLMVTRYTRDLAQSRDRLRDFNDRLEETVSERTADLSRANEEIQRFAYIVSHDLRSPLVNVMGFTAELASATAPLAELLDRAEAEAPHIVSEDARLAVREDLPEAVGFIRTSTQKMDRLINAILKLSREGRRVITPEAIDPAAVVETIAGSIQHLLDDRGVSLSVARPIPGVVTDRVALEQILSNLIENATKYLQPGRPGTIAVSGEERRGRVILSVADNGRGIDPRDHQRIFDLFRRSGQQDQPGEGIGLAHVRALAYRLGGTIDVDSELGRGSTFRINLPKTYESQDSTP; this comes from the coding sequence ATGGCCGTCGGGTTCCTGGCGCTGGTCGCGGCGGGCATCGCCGCCGGCTGGGCGACGGGACGGAACGAGGACCACACCCGCTGGGTCAACCACACTTATGAGGTGGAGCTGTCGGTCAGCAATGCGCGACGGTTGATCGAACAGGGCGAGGCGTCGCGGCGCGGCTATCTGCTGACGGGCAATACGGAATATCGCGACGCCTATCGACGCTGGGCGACGGCGCTGCCGGGGGCGCTGATCCGGTTGCAGCAGCTGACGCGTGACAACCCGCGCCAGGTCGGTTCGCTCCGCGTCCTGAACGCCGAGATCGCCGGGTTGCTGGTCCAGCGCGCGCGCACGATCGGGCTGATCGACGCCGGGCGGATCGGCACGGCGAACACGCTGTTCCGCACGGAGGCGAGCGTGCGCCGGCTGGCGAAGATCCGCACCGCGTTCGACCATATGGCGGCGGAGGAGCGCCGGTTGCTCGCGGAACGCGATGCGGCGCAACAGGCGAGCGTGCGGGTGTTCTACGCGATTCTCGCGGTGGCGGCGGTGCTGCTGGTGCTGGTGGCGCTGGCATCGTTGCTGATGGTGACGCGCTACACCCGCGACCTGGCGCAATCGCGCGACCGGCTGCGCGATTTCAACGATCGTCTGGAAGAGACGGTGAGCGAGCGGACCGCAGACCTCAGCCGCGCCAACGAGGAAATCCAGCGCTTCGCCTATATCGTCAGCCACGACCTTCGATCGCCACTAGTCAACGTTATGGGCTTCACGGCCGAACTTGCTTCCGCCACCGCGCCCCTGGCGGAGTTGCTCGACCGGGCCGAGGCGGAGGCGCCGCATATCGTCAGCGAGGACGCGCGGCTGGCGGTGCGCGAGGACCTGCCGGAAGCGGTCGGCTTCATCCGCACATCGACGCAGAAGATGGACCGGCTGATCAACGCCATCCTCAAGCTATCGCGCGAGGGGCGGCGGGTCATCACGCCCGAAGCGATCGATCCCGCCGCCGTGGTGGAGACGATCGCCGGGTCCATCCAGCACCTGCTCGACGATCGCGGCGTGTCGCTGAGCGTGGCGCGACCGATCCCGGGCGTCGTCACCGATCGCGTGGCGCTGGAACAGATCCTGTCGAACCTGATCGAGAATGCGACCAAATACCTCCAGCCCGGCCGCCCCGGCACGATCGCCGTATCGGGCGAGGAGCGCCGCGGGCGCGTGATCCTGTCGGTCGCCGACAACGGTCGCGGCATCGATCCGCGCGACCACCAGCGCATCTTCGACCTGTTTCGCCGGTCGGGCCAGCAGGATCAGCCCGGCGAGGGCATCGGACTGGCGCACGTGCGGGCACTCGCCTATCGTCTGGGCGGCACGATCGACGTCGACAGCGAACTCGGCCGCGGATCGACGTTCCGCATCAACCTTCCCAAGACCTACGAAAGCCAGGACAGCACGCCATGA
- a CDS encoding J domain-containing protein: MKWIIAIGLIWLAWRYLKPAPKRATLSDTQRARQVLGVGAGADEGEIRAAHRRLLADVHPDRGGSAERSTEINAARDLLIGALRRA, translated from the coding sequence GTGAAGTGGATCATCGCCATCGGGCTGATCTGGCTCGCGTGGCGTTACCTGAAGCCGGCGCCCAAGCGCGCGACGCTGAGCGACACGCAGCGCGCACGGCAGGTGCTGGGTGTAGGGGCCGGAGCGGACGAAGGCGAAATCCGCGCGGCCCATCGGCGCCTGCTCGCCGACGTGCATCCCGATCGGGGAGGATCGGCGGAGCGCAGCACCGAGATCAACGCGGCGCGCGACCTGTTGATCGGGGCGCTGCGGCGAGCCTGA
- a CDS encoding SEL1-like repeat protein, with protein MGNSFKSAQFLLDSRIEDALRGRPEALFDLGVCYQTGTAGAGVDLIEAHKWFNLAAVSGIAEAADARADVAEDMTAREIAEAQRQARAWLSMTQRRAA; from the coding sequence ATGGGCAACAGTTTCAAGAGCGCGCAGTTTCTTTTAGACAGCCGGATCGAGGACGCGCTGCGTGGTCGACCAGAGGCACTGTTTGATCTGGGCGTCTGCTATCAGACGGGCACCGCGGGGGCGGGCGTCGATCTGATCGAAGCGCACAAATGGTTCAACCTCGCTGCCGTGTCGGGGATCGCCGAAGCCGCCGATGCCCGCGCCGACGTGGCCGAGGATATGACGGCCCGCGAAATCGCCGAAGCGCAGCGCCAGGCGCGCGCCTGGCTCAGCATGACGCAGCGCCGCGCGGCCTGA
- the dprA gene encoding DNA-processing protein DprA → MRTPCPVADRDGARLRLIRTGGIGPVTYRQLIARFGTAEAALDMLPTLARRGGGAPPKVAGVGAIEREMATTQRLGARYLFLDDADYPPLLADIDTAPPALIVRGDLSLTGAMCVAIVGARNASAAACRFARMLGHALSGEGVTIVSGLARGIDTAAHAGAMPRTIGVIASGVDVVFPPENGALQEQVATNGLLIAEQPPGTQPLARHFPSRNRIIAGLALGTVVVEAAPRSGSLITARLANEAGREVMAVPGSPLDPRAQGCNALIREGATLIQTAADVLEQLRPIDPRSVRAPLASYGAPPPADASDGDRHRITRLLGPVPVGVDELIRQSGITPAIVQTVLLELELATRLERHAGGRVSLSLP, encoded by the coding sequence ATGCGAACGCCCTGCCCGGTGGCTGATCGTGATGGTGCGCGCCTCCGCCTGATCCGGACCGGCGGGATCGGCCCCGTCACCTATCGCCAGCTGATCGCCCGCTTCGGCACCGCCGAGGCGGCGCTCGATATGCTCCCGACGCTGGCGCGGCGGGGCGGTGGCGCCCCGCCGAAGGTCGCGGGCGTGGGCGCGATCGAGCGCGAGATGGCGACCACGCAGCGGCTGGGCGCGCGTTACCTGTTCCTGGACGATGCCGATTACCCGCCGCTGCTGGCGGACATCGACACGGCGCCCCCGGCCCTGATCGTGCGCGGCGATCTGTCGCTGACCGGGGCGATGTGCGTCGCGATCGTCGGTGCGCGCAACGCGTCGGCGGCGGCCTGCCGCTTCGCGAGGATGCTGGGGCACGCCTTGTCCGGCGAAGGGGTGACCATCGTGTCCGGACTGGCGCGCGGTATCGACACCGCCGCGCATGCCGGGGCGATGCCGCGTACGATCGGCGTGATCGCCAGCGGCGTCGACGTCGTCTTCCCGCCCGAAAACGGCGCGCTGCAGGAACAGGTCGCGACCAACGGCCTGTTGATCGCCGAACAACCTCCCGGCACGCAGCCGCTCGCCCGCCACTTCCCGTCCCGCAACAGGATCATCGCCGGGCTGGCACTGGGTACGGTAGTGGTGGAGGCGGCGCCCCGCTCCGGCTCGCTCATCACCGCGCGGCTGGCGAACGAGGCGGGGCGCGAAGTGATGGCGGTGCCGGGAAGTCCGCTCGATCCGCGCGCGCAGGGATGCAATGCGTTGATCCGTGAGGGCGCGACGCTGATCCAGACCGCGGCCGACGTACTCGAACAGCTGCGACCGATCGATCCCCGCAGCGTCCGTGCGCCGCTGGCATCCTATGGCGCACCGCCGCCGGCGGATGCCAGCGACGGCGACCGGCACCGCATCACCCGCCTGCTCGGCCCGGTACCGGTCGGCGTCGACGAACTGATCCGCCAGAGCGGCATCACCCCCGCGATCGTGCAGACGGTCCTCCTCGAACTGGAGCTCGCCACCCGGCTGGAACGGCATGCGGGCGGACGGGTCAGCCTCTCGCTGCCGTAA
- a CDS encoding PH domain-containing protein, translated as MVGTYHAERPVDSFRSSTNRWLFGSFTGWLTILSCAIGVGLVVIAVRWLQNMGAAYEITDQRLIVRRGLVMKSIDEVELYRVKDVRVDFSLLNQIADIGTITITSSDRTTGNASFVLRDIPAARERREGIRKLVDRARQIRGVRELDVDAEDGLR; from the coding sequence ATGGTTGGGACCTACCACGCGGAACGACCGGTCGACAGCTTTCGGTCGAGCACCAACCGGTGGCTGTTCGGCAGCTTCACCGGATGGCTCACGATCCTGTCCTGCGCGATCGGCGTCGGCCTGGTCGTCATCGCGGTGCGCTGGCTGCAAAACATGGGTGCGGCCTATGAGATCACCGACCAGCGCCTAATCGTGCGGCGCGGGCTCGTGATGAAGTCGATCGACGAGGTCGAACTGTATCGCGTCAAGGACGTGCGGGTGGATTTCTCGCTGCTCAACCAGATCGCCGACATCGGCACGATCACCATCACCTCGTCCGATCGCACCACCGGCAATGCCAGCTTCGTCCTCCGCGATATCCCCGCCGCCCGCGAACGCCGCGAAGGCATTCGCAAGCTGGTCGATCGCGCCCGCCAGATCCGCGGCGTGCGCGAACTGGATGTGGATGCGGAAGACGGCTTGCGCTGA